gccctggctgtcctggaactagctctgcctaccaggctagccttgaattcagagatctacctgcctctgccttccaagtgctgggatttaaggcatgggtcaccacacttggtttgtttttaatcgATTTTTGATGGATTCCTTAGGATCTTCTATTTTCAGGCTCTAGTCATTTATAAATAGTTGTATTGTCTCTTTTAAAATACCTCTAGGATTTTTATGGACATTTCAGAATTAAGACTTATAGGgtttaggccaggtgtggtggtgtatgtctttaggcctttaattccagcacttaggaggccaaggcaggcagattgctgtgagttcgaggccagcctggtctacaaagtgagtccaggacagtcaaggctacatagagaaaccctgtcttgaaaaaaaaaaaaaaaaagacttagaggGTTTAAAGTCAATATTacacacaaattaatttttacagCAATAGGGAATAgttttttatacattaaaaacaaaacaaaaatttaaaaacacaagaaccAAACCAGAAAATATAGGTGAGATCCATACCATTACTATTATTAACTGTGTGATCCTGAGTaagcttctaattccctcttggTTTtacatctgattttttaaaaaatattttccccttACAGTGCCTGTGAACTTCTAGATGTATATAAGGAGTAACTCTCCTTCTGTAGAATTCACAGCCACACTTGACTACACATCATCCCCTTCCTTCACTTCCACTTCTCATACATGACATTGTGAAAGTGGCAGACCATGCTAAGGGTACTTTAGCATGAAGGGGAaagacagcattaggaaggcccATAAAAGACCCTGCATTACAAGTATGAAGTGCTAACCCTCTTTGGGATAGCTAGACGGTAAACAAATGCCTTAGAGGCTTACGTAAGAACTAAAAATGATAAAGCATTTACTCTGTTAAAGAATACACTAATATGTTAAAGCCAGATAATAGAAAAGACACTTCAAGAATGGTAAGAATACACTATTTGAAGCTGTCGGCGGGGGCTTATCTCTTGTAGtcaaagttttaaatgtttttctttcttagataACTCAGATTAGTCTGAAACTCTCCATATTctagaggatgaccttgagctcctgatcctcccgACTCCGTCCACCTCCTATGTGCTACgattatagacatgagccacACCAGgctgttaacatttttaaattacaattttgaTTAAAATGGTACATAATCATGTAAAATCTCTACCAAACATGAACTAGAAAGCACTGTTTGGTTTCTGCTAATGCTGACAACATTCAAACAAGTTAAACTTAAGCATTATAAAATCCATGTCAAGTGTTCTGGAACCTGAGTTTTAACCTCTGGCGTAAAGGGAGAGGACTTTCCCAGCAGGCAGCAGAGCCCTCATCTTTCTTATGAGAACATAGGCAAGTCTGAGGACTTCCTGGTGGCTCTGAGAGCCCCTTTTCTTCATCTGCAGCTGTTTTATAAGATGTGGTGAAGAGTTTGGTTACTTTAGATTGTACTTGAGGATTTCTGGTCTTGTTGTGAGCACTGTCTCTACCACGGACTAGGCTATGCTTCTGAGCACTGGGTCTCATATTTGGAGCAGTATACTTCGCCCTCAAGGACACTGGAGGACTTTCCTCATCTGAGGAATCTCTCTCTCGGCAAACACTGTTCTTCACGACAAGGCTCTTAGCAGTTTTCTCAACAACTTTTGGATTATGAGGTATAGCAGCAGTTGGCAGATCAACTTGAAGACTGGAAGTCTTTATTGCTTCATCATTGAAAGAATAAGGAAAGGAAGTAGTCACTGTACAGTTTTCTTGAAGGAGTTGGCTGTCTAGCACTTTCAAGTTTTTGGACTCTTTGTGCAGACGTAGCTCTGCAGGATGTTCTGAGAAATTCGACAAGCCACCAGAGCTACTGTCAACAATATAAGAGCTTTTCACTTTTAGAGGCGAACTTTCCAGGTCAGCATCTGCTCCTACATTATACTTAGGACAtgagaattttaaatgtattcgTTCCTTTAGAGGCAAATCATGAAGATGTAAACCAGAGACTCCAGAAAGGAGATGTTCTTCAGGACTAGTCTTTTGAAGGTCTCTACCCAACACTTCCTTGTTTTCGGTACATTGTTCTGATTCACATGACAACTGTTGGAAGCCAGGAAGGATGGCTGATGACTCAGGTTTGTATTGTACATCTTGAGAGAAAGTGTTTCTTTGAACAGCTGGAGATTTACTAAAGGAAGTACCTGCCCAGTCAATGGTACTCAACTGCAGATCAGCAATCACAGAAATATTATCGGATAAAGAGCTGGGCTGACTACATTCTGGAACTAGAAAATTACTGACATCTTTAGTTTGCTTTACAAGCAAAGGTCCTGAAAAAGGCATGAACTGTTCTTGAAACTTCAAACAGGGAGCATTTTCAGTGAAAACAGAACTATTCAATGAAGGAGAAGTAGATTCCTGTGTTAAAACAGGATCTGGAGAAATTTCCCAATTAATTTTGGGATTTTGCTTGGGGAAGACTTTAGATGCAGGTTTTGAAGCCATAAGTGGCTGAGAACTGATTAGATCATCTGATTCTGGTAAGCGGCTTCCTTTAGGCTTATTATTCatacctgaaaagaaagaaaaacatataacaAATACGTTTCCTTTCCTTAATttgggtaaaaaacaaaaatgaacaaacaaacaaacaaaaaactcaagcagaaacaaaaatagtACCCTATACCAAAGAGTTAAACCAGTAATCTacataaggtttttgtttttgttttccccacctCTACTCATTACCCAGTGCATTCCTGGAAACACAGTATTTTCCTCTGAAAAATATCATTATTGAGTTACTTTACTCACTGAGGACTAAAGAAAATACACTTGTAACACAAACTATATTTATTCGCAGTAGCTGCTCTACAGTTAGTTGGCATTAACATTACAGCACACTTGCCACCCTGAACTTATTCAGGTTAGCAAACACAGAGCGTAGTGGTGGACTCCCAGCATTTCAGTTTtaaagggaggaggagtgggggctTGGTACGAAATGCAGTGATGGATAAGAACATCTGGTTGGCATTTGGAAGGCCCTAAAgtgtgatccccagcactgcagcacCAGAGGACAGAGAATAGAAGCAGCAGCACTGTTCTCTTGATTTGcaaaattttcaacaaaatgtaGACAAGAGGAGTTCAGAGAGGTCAGGTGTGCACGGCACACCAACCCAGCACTTactcttctgtttcttccctttaGTTTCTGACTGTTGTTTCTGGTAGATAGCAACAACCTCAGGATAGGCTGCTTCAAACAGTGTTGCTTCTTCAACTGTAAGGAGATCCAGTTCTCCAGATTCTGTATCTTCCATTGCATAATGTTCTAGAAGATTGGAAACACAGCAAAGCAGATAACTAAAGATTTAAAAACtcagtctgggtgtggtggtgcatacctttaatcccagcacttgggaggcagaggccagcagatcacTGAGAGTTAGAGTCCAGCCTTGcgtacaaagaaagtccaggacagccaaggctacgcagagaaaccctgtcttgaaaaactaaaaaccaaaccaaaccaaaccaaactaaaagaaCCCCACCTCAGTTTTCAAAGTAGTTAGCAAGAAAACTATACTACCCAAAAAAGGGTAGATAATTCAGCACAAAtctgctctccagcactgctaCTTCTCTATTATTTATCCCTGATAACAGCGTCCATGCATGGAATGTGCCCTGGTCACTTACGATTGCCACCTCATCGCTCCTGCTGGctggcttttttcccctcctacCCTCatgtattttgttgctgttggtttttatactgactttattttcttttcctagaagAGCTGAAAGGGAGATTTCTTCTCACATTAGAATGTTAAATTCTCTTGTTTCAGAAATGGTAGCATCAGTCAAGAGAAAACTTTCTTTGGATAAAGTGTTAAAATGACAGCTAAGGAACAGAAGAAGCAATTTCCTAAGACAAAGGGCCTCCTGTATACTAGGCAAGCCACACCTCCATATTCTCAGCCCTGGTTGCcagttagtttctttctttctaagatttatttatttatttatttattatttatacaatgttttgcctgcatgtacacctgcaaaccagaagaggacactagatctcattctagatggttgtgagccaccatgtggtttctgggaattgaactcaggacctttggaagaacagatggtgctcttaacctctgagccacttctccagcctggTTGCCAGCTTCTTAAAAGATATGCCAGCATTAGAATGTCCACAAACATCTGAAATGAAAATATCTATATGGATATTTACAATAAAATCTATACAGAGAAGTGAAAAGCTAGGATTTGTATATGAGAGAACACatgctgtttatttttctgagcctgggttgcctcatttaatattttccattttctcaccAACATTTGTTGTTATTCATTTGCTTGGTAGAAACCCTTCTGAATGGGGTTAAATGaatctcaaagtggttttaaATTGAACTGTAAAGGGGCCTATGGCAGAGAGGAAAAGGCTTTAAGGAAGAGGGGCGGGGAGAGCAACTGGACACATGACACAAAAGCAGAAAGGGCAATGCCGAAGGTGAAATGGTATAACAGGGAGATGTGTGTGTACCAGAAAAGAGTATGTATGACAATGCCACAAGAAAACTTTAGTTTGCAtattagttaaaagaaaaaaaaaaagacatataaaatGGATATGGAGTATTGTGTGACAGATCTGAGCATGCTGTTTTgaggaggattgtggaaggactttggaactctGGGCTAAGCTCTGTGGGCTGTTCTGTAGGaacttggaagataagaatgttgagaTCACTGCAGAGGACAAAGGCCTAGCTTCTGAAGTTTCAGAGGTCACTTGAGAGTTCCTTAAAGACTCCATGGGGATCATTGATGTGCTACTTTGAATTAAGGTTCTGTGCTTCCTGTCATTGGGACcaaagaatcagctgtgatttttaaaaaatgaaataaaatttaaatttatttttatttaagaacaaAATGATGAGTAGCTGACCATCAACAGCATCGTTGAACTTTATCATTCCCCCACTCTTTTTGTGCTTTCAATCCCTCCTCAGTAAATGAACTTAATCCCAAAGCTGTGGTGGTTGCCTGATTCTCTTTGTCTACTTCCTTTCCCTTGTCTAGCTTACCTCATCCCCAGGCAGGGACGGCACCTCAGTTTGAATGCTTGGCAGAGCCGAGAGTAGTGACAGGAATAGAAGGAAAGGCTTCACCCTCAGGAAAAGGGAATGAGGAGTAAAGTGTGGTAAAATGGGGGTTTCCCATAGCCTGGGGCCCCAAAATAGGACAGAGGAAAGGATACCCTCCTGGGTAAGGAAGCCCTGCAGCCTCGTACTCTCCCCATTGGGAATAGTCAATGCTTGAACGTTTGCTCTTCTGGCGCCGCTTACAGAACTACATTCGGACCACGTCCTTCTCCAGCCCAAGCTGCTCGGAGATGGCGCTGATCTGCCGCAGGGTGGGCTTTCGGCATTGTAGAGACATGTTCTCCAGGTTTCCCCTCAAGTGGTTCTCAATGCTTGTCCGCTTTCGTTTGCGGGCCTGCACCAGGCTCTCCGCTTTGCATATCTCCTGAAGGTTCTCGTTATTGTCAGCTTCCTGTACCCACTTTTCCAGTACTGGCCGCAGCTTACATGTTCTTGAAGCTGAGCTCCAGGGCTTCAAAGTGGCAGATGGTCATCTGGCTGAACACCTTTCCAAAGAGAAAGCCCAGGGCGAGCCCCATGTTGGCCCGGGTGTACCTCAGCTTCAGCTTCTTCAGCTTCAGCAACGTGGCAAACTGCTCCAGTTCCTTCTGCAAGGCTTTCACGTCCTGGGACTCCCCGGGCATTGGTTCCACCTTCTCCATCTTCACAGCACTGGGGCAGACAGTACCGGGCCCAGGGGAGGCCCCCTCTGAGTTGCTTTCCACTCCTGCTCCCGCCTGGCCCTAAGGCTGCAAAGTCTTCATGCCAACTTGGGGCACTAAGCCCAGTCCAGCCTGAGGTCCACAGTATGCCATCCCTCCATAGAATTCATATGGCGGGGGACATGCGTTGATCCCCAACACCTCTGAGCCTGGTCCAAGACCTGACCCGATTCCAGGCCCATCTGGAGGCCCTTGGAAGCTTAGTCATGTTGGAGGGTCCAACCTAGCCCGGCTCCAGCTCTACTAAGCCAGGTGAGGGTGAGAAGTCGAAGTCTGAAGCCAGGAGTCCGGCCATGGGGAAGGGGGGCACCCCAAGCCTGGGTCCTGACCGAAGGAGGGCTCACCTAGAGACTTCTTCACCTCTCtccagctgtgattaacaagagaccagtaCCACTGAATTACTGGAATAATCAATTCTGGTTAGCTGGGGATGA
This window of the Acomys russatus chromosome 1, mAcoRus1.1, whole genome shotgun sequence genome carries:
- the Gen1 gene encoding LOW QUALITY PROTEIN: flap endonuclease GEN homolog 1 (The sequence of the model RefSeq protein was modified relative to this genomic sequence to represent the inferred CDS: substituted 1 base at 1 genomic stop codon); amino-acid sequence: MGVNDLWQILEPVKQHVHLQDLRGKTIAVDLSLWVCEAQTVKKMIGTVTKPHLRNLFFRISHLTQMNVKLVFVMEGEPPKLKADVMSKRTETRYGPSGKARSQKTGRSHFKSVLRECLEMLECLGIPWVQAAGEAEAMCAYLNTSGHVDGCLTNDGDAFLYGAQTVYRNFTMNSKDPHVDCYTASSIKSKLGLDRDALVGLAVLLGCDYLPKGVPGVGKEQALKLLQSLKGQSLLQRFNKWIEEPCYSIPQPAAKKVIHCSVCSHPGSPKDHERNGCTLCKSNKYCEPHDYEYRCPCEWHQTDHNRQLNEIENNIKKKACSCKGFPFHEVIQEFLLNKNKMLKPIRYRRPDLLLFQRFTVQKMEWPGHYSCEKLLVLLTHYDMTERKLGRKNTNQLQPIRIVKPRIRNGVRCLEIEWEKPEHYAMEDTESGELDLLTVEEATLFEAAYPEVVAIYQKQQSETKGKKQKSMNNKPKGSRLPESDDLISSQPLMASKPASKVFPKQNPKINWEISPDPVLTQESTSPSLNSSVFTENAPCLKFQEQFMPFSGPLLVKQTKDVSNFLVPECSQPSSLSDNISVIADLQLSTIDWAGTSFSKSPAVQRNTFSQDVQYKPESSAILPGFQQLSCESEQCTENKEVLGRDLQKTSPEEHLLSGVSGLHLHDLPLKERIHLKFSCPKYNVGADADLESSPLKVKSSYIVDSSSGGLSNFSEHPAELRLHKESKNLKVLDSQLLQENCTVTTSFPYSFNDEAIKTSSLQVDLPTAAIPHNPKVVEKTAKSLVVKNSVCRERDSSDEESPPVSLRAKYTAPNMRPSAQKHSLVRGRDSAHNKTRNPQVQSKVTKLFTTSYKTAADEEKGLSEPPGSPQTCLCSHKKDEGSAACWESPLPLRQRLKLRFQNTXHGFYNA